From a region of the Constantimarinum furrinae genome:
- a CDS encoding PspC domain-containing protein translates to MLQLVYNIRHYFEKRGFYVSSRLADRLGMRAKSVRLFFIYVSFATFGAGFAIYLTLAFWLKLKDLLYTKRSSVFDL, encoded by the coding sequence ATGTTACAATTGGTCTATAATATAAGGCATTACTTCGAAAAGCGAGGGTTTTATGTGAGCTCGCGGCTGGCAGACCGACTGGGAATGCGCGCCAAAAGTGTGCGTCTATTCTTTATATATGTTTCCTTTGCAACCTTTGGTGCCGGATTCGCGATTTATCTAACACTTGCATTCTGGTTAAAATTAAAAGACCTTTTGTATACCAAACGAAGCTCTGTATTCGATCTATGA
- a CDS encoding potassium channel family protein produces MIKLLRSNIVGALLLLVLVFLIGVIGFRFFSGYSWVDAWYMTVISITTVGFKEVEPLSNTEKVFTSVLILTSIFIVGYAIKVITEYILSSNNIGNLKQKKVQKKIDSLSGQVIVCGYGRNGRQAVEKLMAYNKSFVVIEDNKDVVERFTTEDMLFVHGNAVEDEILIRAGIEKASVLICALPSDADNLFVVLSARQINKDLKIISRATEEASYKKLKLAGADNVILPDRIGGEHMASLVVVPDLVEFLDNLSVTGEKESINVKQVDFEKICKDGREQSIRELDIRKKTGCSVIGYKTPEGEYIVNPEPSMIIKKQSKLILIGRPDQIESLKTYFKD; encoded by the coding sequence ATGATTAAATTGCTACGCTCAAATATAGTTGGCGCCTTGCTGTTATTAGTGCTGGTGTTTTTAATTGGAGTCATTGGATTTCGATTTTTTTCAGGGTATTCATGGGTGGATGCCTGGTATATGACGGTCATCAGTATTACCACAGTAGGGTTTAAGGAGGTAGAGCCTTTAAGTAATACCGAAAAAGTATTTACGTCGGTGTTAATTTTAACCAGTATTTTTATTGTCGGATATGCTATAAAAGTGATTACTGAATATATCCTGAGCAGTAATAATATTGGTAATTTAAAACAAAAGAAAGTGCAAAAAAAAATCGACTCCCTTTCGGGACAGGTCATAGTTTGCGGATATGGACGAAACGGACGTCAAGCGGTTGAAAAATTAATGGCGTATAATAAGTCCTTTGTCGTAATCGAAGACAATAAGGATGTAGTAGAGCGCTTTACAACCGAGGATATGTTATTTGTTCACGGAAATGCTGTTGAAGATGAAATTTTAATTCGAGCGGGAATCGAGAAAGCATCGGTGCTTATATGTGCCCTTCCCAGTGATGCCGATAATTTGTTTGTGGTTTTATCGGCCAGACAAATCAACAAAGACCTTAAGATCATTAGCAGGGCAACCGAAGAGGCAAGTTATAAAAAACTTAAACTTGCGGGGGCAGATAATGTAATCCTGCCGGACAGAATAGGCGGTGAGCATATGGCTTCATTGGTAGTTGTCCCCGATCTAGTGGAATTTTTGGATAACCTTTCTGTGACCGGAGAAAAAGAAAGTATCAATGTAAAGCAGGTCGATTTCGAAAAAATCTGTAAAGACGGAAGAGAGCAATCCATTAGAGAATTAGATATTCGAAAAAAGACGGGCTGTTCGGTTATCGGTTATAAAACTCCGGAAGGAGAATATATTGTCAATCCTGAGCCTTCAATGATTATCAAAAAGCAATCCAAATTGATCCTCATCGGAAGGCCCGACCAAATTGAATCACTCAAAACCTATTTTAAAGATTAA
- a CDS encoding alanine/glycine:cation symporter family protein, translated as MKKYLLAFLTILSPLLTFAQEAEEMGLDQQIDQAFAPVSEFVTNVIFFLVWEDPDIPFVLILLVASAAFFTLYFGFPNIRFFGKAINTVRGKYEDIEKYGAKELYGEDGIAQGQDMNKVDSLDKHLETVDELAIDGDIVDTIRDESSDGEVSHFQALATAVSGTVGNGNIAGVALAIALGGPGATFWMIVCGLLGMSTKFVECTLGVQYRDVGPDGTVYGGPMYYISKGLKERGFKTIGKIAAALFAVFCIGGSFGGGNAAQSNQATIVLKELFNWESTAAGAIVGIVLAILVGIIIIGGIKRIAQVTEKVVPFMAILYIACCLYIILSNFSFIDDAISLIITEAFNPTAIGVGSLIGVLLVGFQRAAFSNEAGAGSASIAHSAVKTKYSASEGLVALLEPFIDTVVICTMTALVIIIFNFGGYFEYGGDGTGTVLIDGLPYEGAGITSKAFAEYIPYSKIFLTIAVVLFAVSTMISWSYYGLQSWKFLFGRGKRADLVYKLLFLTFVVIGAAASMDSIWAFSDAMIFAMVFPNMVGLYFLFPVVKKQLKRYLDAIKLKREAIND; from the coding sequence ATGAAGAAATATCTTCTCGCTTTTCTTACCATTTTATCTCCACTTTTAACTTTTGCTCAGGAAGCGGAAGAGATGGGGTTAGATCAACAAATAGATCAGGCGTTTGCGCCTGTTTCCGAGTTTGTTACGAACGTTATTTTCTTTTTGGTTTGGGAAGATCCCGATATCCCTTTTGTATTGATATTGCTAGTTGCCAGTGCGGCATTCTTTACCCTGTATTTCGGATTTCCGAATATCCGGTTTTTTGGAAAAGCCATCAATACAGTTCGAGGAAAATATGAGGATATAGAAAAGTATGGAGCTAAAGAATTATATGGCGAAGATGGAATTGCCCAAGGGCAGGATATGAACAAGGTGGACAGCCTTGATAAACATCTTGAAACTGTCGATGAATTAGCCATTGATGGAGATATAGTCGATACCATCCGTGATGAGAGCTCAGACGGTGAGGTAAGTCACTTTCAGGCATTGGCCACAGCCGTATCGGGAACCGTTGGTAATGGTAATATCGCCGGTGTCGCCTTAGCAATTGCGCTGGGGGGACCCGGAGCTACTTTCTGGATGATCGTGTGTGGTTTGCTGGGGATGAGCACAAAATTTGTGGAATGTACCCTGGGAGTTCAATACAGGGATGTTGGACCCGATGGAACTGTCTATGGGGGGCCTATGTATTATATAAGCAAAGGATTAAAAGAAAGAGGATTTAAAACCATTGGTAAAATTGCAGCTGCCTTGTTTGCTGTTTTTTGTATCGGTGGATCATTTGGGGGTGGTAATGCAGCTCAAAGTAATCAGGCAACCATCGTATTAAAGGAATTATTTAACTGGGAAAGTACCGCAGCAGGTGCCATCGTTGGAATAGTCCTCGCAATCCTGGTAGGGATCATTATTATTGGAGGAATAAAGCGTATTGCACAAGTGACCGAAAAGGTAGTACCGTTTATGGCAATATTATATATCGCTTGTTGTTTGTATATTATTTTAAGTAATTTTTCATTTATCGATGATGCGATCAGTCTTATCATAACCGAAGCCTTTAACCCAACTGCGATTGGTGTTGGAAGTTTAATAGGTGTGTTATTAGTCGGATTTCAACGTGCGGCATTCTCTAACGAAGCAGGTGCAGGTTCCGCATCGATTGCACACTCGGCTGTAAAAACAAAGTATTCCGCAAGTGAAGGATTAGTGGCACTTTTAGAGCCATTTATTGATACTGTTGTAATTTGTACGATGACCGCATTGGTGATCATTATCTTTAATTTTGGAGGATATTTCGAGTATGGAGGGGATGGTACAGGAACCGTGCTTATTGATGGGTTACCGTATGAAGGAGCCGGAATTACTTCCAAAGCCTTTGCCGAATATATTCCTTATTCCAAAATATTCTTAACGATCGCAGTAGTGCTCTTTGCGGTTTCTACCATGATCTCATGGTCGTATTACGGTCTTCAGTCCTGGAAATTTCTCTTCGGAAGAGGTAAAAGAGCGGATCTCGTGTATAAGCTGCTATTCTTAACGTTTGTGGTAATAGGTGCCGCTGCTAGTATGGATTCTATCTGGGCATTCTCTGACGCGATGATCTTTGCCATGGTATTCCCGAATATGGTAGGATTGTACTTCCTCTTCCCCGTAGTGAAGAAACAGTTGAAACGTTATTTGGATGCCATCAAATTAAAACGGGAAGCGATAAACGATTAA
- a CDS encoding ComEA family DNA-binding protein, with amino-acid sequence MSTFLSHFVFSRSQRNSILSLLFVILALLAVYFFLDTSEEDPVSFSNPEIDLILKQLDSLRCAEAEKHKPKQYPFNPNFITDYKAYTLGLTVEEFDRLQQYREKGEWINSVADFKRVTRVSDSVLNRISPLFTFPDWVTKPGTYRPAFRKTISELPQEKKADLNAATAEQLQEVKGLGVTLSQRIVRYRERIGGFSNELQLYEVYGLSDSVVQRTLRLFTVKLPKDIKKMNLNTISASDIATIPGVSFELAKKIWEYRILHEKIEHISELEKIEGMTPQKLQLFQLYLCFE; translated from the coding sequence ATGTCAACTTTTCTTTCTCATTTCGTTTTCAGTCGTTCTCAACGCAACAGTATTTTATCTCTGCTGTTTGTCATTCTGGCCTTATTGGCTGTTTACTTTTTTCTGGATACTTCGGAAGAAGATCCGGTATCTTTTTCAAATCCCGAGATTGACTTAATACTTAAGCAATTGGATTCATTGCGTTGCGCTGAAGCCGAAAAGCATAAACCGAAACAATATCCTTTCAATCCGAATTTTATTACCGATTACAAGGCCTACACGCTTGGATTGACCGTTGAAGAATTCGACAGACTTCAGCAGTACAGAGAAAAAGGAGAATGGATCAACTCTGTAGCCGATTTTAAAAGGGTTACCCGGGTTTCCGATTCGGTGTTAAACAGAATCAGCCCTTTGTTTACATTTCCGGATTGGGTTACCAAACCCGGGACTTACAGACCTGCTTTCAGAAAAACTATTTCTGAGTTACCTCAGGAAAAAAAGGCCGATCTTAATGCAGCCACCGCCGAGCAGCTTCAGGAGGTAAAAGGTTTGGGTGTTACATTAAGCCAAAGAATAGTAAGATACAGAGAGCGTATAGGAGGGTTTTCAAATGAACTTCAGCTTTATGAAGTATACGGTTTGAGTGATTCCGTCGTACAACGAACCTTAAGATTGTTTACGGTAAAACTTCCGAAGGACATAAAAAAAATGAATCTCAACACCATTTCTGCTTCCGATATAGCTACCATTCCGGGAGTCTCTTTCGAGCTTGCAAAAAAGATTTGGGAATACCGAATATTGCATGAAAAGATCGAGCACATTTCGGAGTTGGAAAAAATTGAAGGAATGACACCTCAGAAATTACAGCTATTTCAGTTATATTTGTGCTTTGAGTAA
- a CDS encoding acyl-CoA dehydrogenase family protein → MSTTYFTEEHDFFRKSFQDFLQKEVVPHIEKWEETGHIERFIWKKMGDMGYFGINYPEAYGGMDLDLFYTVIFLEELQKVNSGGFAAAMWAHAYLAMTHLNKEGNHEQKEKYLAPSISGDMIGCLCITEPFGGSDVSGMRSTAVKKGDSYILNGSKTFITNGVYSDYLIVAAKTSPELGNKGISMFIVDREAKGVSATKLDKLGWRASDTGEIAFDNVEIPAANLMGEENKGFPYIMQHFALERLIMGINSHARSQWALDYTIAYMKERVAFGKPISEFQALRHKVAQMSAEIEVCKTFNYVTAQRLNNGEYVVKEATMSKLISTKVADEVAYECLQLLGGYGYMEEYPLARNLRDSRLGPIGGGTSEILREIIAKMVMDGKAYKPAT, encoded by the coding sequence ATGAGTACCACATACTTTACAGAAGAACATGATTTTTTCAGAAAGAGCTTTCAAGATTTCTTACAGAAAGAAGTAGTTCCCCATATCGAAAAGTGGGAAGAAACAGGTCATATAGAACGTTTCATCTGGAAAAAAATGGGGGATATGGGATATTTTGGTATCAATTATCCCGAAGCTTACGGCGGGATGGATCTCGATCTTTTCTACACTGTGATCTTTCTGGAAGAATTGCAAAAAGTAAACTCAGGTGGTTTTGCAGCGGCTATGTGGGCCCATGCATATCTGGCGATGACCCATCTTAATAAGGAGGGAAATCACGAACAAAAAGAGAAGTACCTTGCTCCCAGTATTTCGGGAGATATGATTGGTTGTCTGTGTATTACTGAACCCTTTGGAGGAAGTGACGTCTCTGGAATGCGCAGTACAGCGGTAAAAAAGGGTGACAGTTATATTTTAAACGGTTCCAAAACCTTTATTACAAATGGAGTATATAGTGATTACCTAATAGTAGCCGCCAAAACTTCACCCGAATTAGGAAATAAAGGAATAAGCATGTTTATTGTTGATCGTGAGGCCAAAGGTGTTTCGGCAACAAAATTAGACAAGCTGGGTTGGCGTGCCAGCGATACAGGTGAGATCGCGTTCGATAATGTGGAGATTCCGGCTGCTAACCTCATGGGTGAAGAGAATAAGGGCTTTCCGTATATTATGCAGCATTTTGCATTGGAACGACTCATAATGGGGATTAACTCACATGCACGCAGTCAATGGGCACTCGATTACACCATAGCCTATATGAAGGAAAGAGTTGCCTTTGGAAAACCTATTTCAGAGTTTCAGGCCTTGAGACACAAAGTAGCTCAGATGTCGGCCGAAATAGAAGTGTGTAAAACCTTCAACTACGTGACGGCCCAACGACTTAATAATGGTGAATATGTTGTTAAGGAAGCCACCATGTCCAAGCTTATATCTACCAAGGTAGCCGATGAGGTTGCCTATGAATGTTTGCAGTTGTTAGGAGGATATGGGTATATGGAAGAATATCCTTTGGCACGGAATCTGCGAGACAGCAGACTGGGACCCATTGGCGGAGGAACGTCAGAGATCCTAAGAGAGATCATTGCAAAGATGGTAATGGACGGCAAAGCATATAAACCGGCTACCTAA
- a CDS encoding carboxypeptidase-like regulatory domain-containing protein, with amino-acid sequence MKLRKLEKFVSFLIGFICFSSFAQTEIKGKVADFLTFLPIESASVYIQNSTIGTITNIDGNFVLQAPREFSNDTLIISSIGYKSFKTVISELEQPLEIFLEEDIAALDEVVVVSSTRPKTGNDIVLKAIEELPDNLPELPYLQKGFLRHRERNKKEYKWLIESAITMYDSSYASGAKKNLKINVDEIRKSYDLREVDSLFAYASFLKYNGKNINVKAKELRRDTIKTASLVNAIKWNDQRLNGLEKLFAGQLNLVRNANARDALFGKNMLKTHQFTLDTVLVENGRKLYKIKIGKSSDFIDLNTPNIYNDGFEANGWLYIYWDNYAFKKIEYELVAASDVQKRRSKSLFDTQVNHKLVITYMEYEGKMYPNYFYYESPKLVNIGDRSSDQVKTESEPGFDKDEQYYFTIQEILFTEVIRDAFAVETALNKEWSEDIFSSRPYNEEFWDNYNVLLESEEEEQLIKDLGKRASLFKQ; translated from the coding sequence ATGAAATTAAGGAAATTAGAAAAATTTGTTAGTTTTTTAATCGGATTTATTTGTTTCAGCAGTTTTGCTCAAACAGAGATCAAAGGGAAGGTAGCCGACTTCTTAACCTTTCTCCCCATTGAAAGTGCGAGTGTTTATATTCAGAATTCAACCATAGGTACCATCACGAATATCGATGGAAATTTTGTGTTACAGGCACCAAGAGAATTTAGTAATGATACCCTCATTATTTCTTCCATTGGTTATAAGAGTTTTAAAACGGTTATCAGTGAACTGGAGCAGCCTTTAGAGATCTTTCTGGAAGAAGATATTGCTGCGCTGGATGAAGTCGTTGTGGTGTCGTCTACCCGCCCTAAAACAGGGAATGATATCGTGTTAAAGGCTATCGAAGAATTACCCGATAATTTACCCGAATTGCCATATCTTCAGAAAGGATTTTTAAGACACCGGGAGCGCAATAAAAAGGAATATAAATGGCTAATTGAAAGTGCAATAACCATGTACGACTCAAGCTACGCTTCCGGGGCCAAGAAAAATCTAAAGATCAATGTAGACGAGATTCGCAAAAGCTATGACCTTCGGGAAGTGGACAGTTTGTTTGCTTATGCTTCCTTTTTAAAGTATAATGGTAAAAACATAAATGTAAAGGCAAAGGAATTGCGTAGAGACACCATTAAAACCGCTTCACTGGTCAACGCAATTAAATGGAACGATCAGCGCTTAAATGGTCTGGAAAAGCTTTTCGCAGGGCAGCTTAATCTGGTGAGAAATGCCAATGCACGTGATGCATTATTCGGAAAGAATATGCTCAAAACCCATCAGTTCACATTGGATACTGTTTTAGTTGAAAATGGAAGAAAATTGTACAAGATTAAAATTGGTAAGAGTTCAGATTTTATAGACCTGAACACACCAAATATTTATAACGACGGTTTTGAAGCCAACGGTTGGCTCTATATTTATTGGGATAATTATGCCTTTAAAAAGATAGAGTACGAATTGGTAGCCGCATCAGACGTGCAAAAACGAAGAAGCAAGAGTTTGTTTGATACTCAGGTAAATCATAAATTGGTGATCACCTATATGGAGTATGAAGGAAAGATGTATCCAAATTATTTTTATTACGAATCTCCAAAACTGGTGAATATTGGTGACCGCTCATCAGACCAGGTAAAGACCGAAAGTGAACCGGGTTTTGATAAAGACGAACAGTATTATTTTACGATTCAGGAAATACTATTTACTGAAGTGATTCGCGATGCTTTTGCTGTGGAGACGGCATTGAATAAAGAATGGTCTGAAGATATTTTTAGCTCAAGACCATATAACGAAGAATTCTGGGATAACTACAATGTATTGTTAGAAAGTGAAGAGGAGGAGCAGTTAATAAAAGATCTGGGTAAACGGGCATCGTTATTTAAACAGTAA
- the rpsU gene encoding 30S ribosomal protein S21 — protein MLIIPVKDGENIDRALKRFKRKFDRTGTMRQLRARQAFSKPSVVRRAQIQKAQYIQNLRDQEEI, from the coding sequence ATGTTAATTATACCAGTTAAAGACGGAGAAAATATCGATAGAGCACTAAAGCGTTTCAAGCGTAAGTTTGATCGTACCGGAACTATGCGTCAACTACGTGCAAGACAAGCTTTTTCAAAGCCTTCTGTAGTACGTAGAGCACAAATCCAAAAAGCTCAATATATCCAAAATCTAAGAGATCAGGAAGAGATCTAA
- a CDS encoding tyrosine-type recombinase/integrase produces the protein MPFSEFTDYLTLEKKYSPHTITAYLNDLENFAFFAKENYEYQGIKEVNYSVIRSWIVMMVDNGTSNRSINRKISSLKSYYKFLLKTKQIEVNPLLKHKALKTSKKIQVPFSEKEIAAVLEKLNDAEGFEGLRNKLIVELFYSTGMRRAELIGIKVKDVHIAQRSIKVHGKRNKERIIPLIPPVVKTIEQYLHLRNELEAIRDDSYLFLSAKGVKIYETLVYRIINSYFSEASLKVKKSPHILRHSFATHLLNEGADLNAVKELLGHSSLASTQVYTHNSIAQLKQVYKDSHPRNSN, from the coding sequence ATGCCCTTTTCTGAATTTACCGACTACCTTACACTCGAGAAAAAGTATTCTCCTCATACCATTACAGCCTATCTCAACGACCTGGAGAATTTCGCTTTTTTTGCTAAGGAAAATTATGAATACCAAGGCATAAAAGAGGTTAATTATTCTGTCATTCGGAGTTGGATCGTAATGATGGTCGATAACGGAACTTCGAACCGAAGTATTAATCGCAAGATCTCTTCGCTAAAATCCTATTATAAATTCTTGCTGAAGACCAAACAGATCGAAGTGAACCCTTTACTGAAGCACAAGGCATTAAAAACGTCAAAAAAAATACAGGTCCCTTTTTCTGAAAAGGAAATTGCTGCGGTTCTGGAAAAACTGAATGACGCTGAAGGATTTGAAGGACTCCGAAATAAATTGATCGTGGAATTGTTTTATTCTACCGGGATGCGTAGGGCTGAACTGATAGGTATAAAGGTGAAAGATGTTCATATTGCGCAAAGGTCAATTAAAGTACATGGAAAGCGTAATAAGGAAAGAATTATCCCTTTAATTCCACCGGTCGTGAAGACGATAGAGCAGTATCTGCATCTAAGGAATGAACTGGAAGCCATTCGCGATGATTCGTATTTGTTTCTTTCTGCAAAGGGCGTTAAAATATATGAAACACTTGTCTACCGTATTATAAATTCATATTTTAGTGAGGCATCTCTCAAAGTGAAGAAGAGTCCGCATATTTTGCGACATTCTTTTGCCACTCATTTATTAAATGAGGGTGCAGATTTAAACGCAGTGAAAGAACTGTTAGGGCATTCGAGTCTCGCCTCCACACAAGTGTATACACATAATAGTATCGCGCAACTAAAGCAGGTGTATAAGGATTCGCATCCCCGAAATTCAAACTGA
- the hpf gene encoding ribosome hibernation-promoting factor, HPF/YfiA family, translated as MKVNVQTPNFAADSKLINFIERRLTKLEQFYDRIVFADVFLKVQKTSEKQNKIVEVLLSIPGGDLIVKKDAKSFEEGTDECVQSLERQLKKRKQKQRAYL; from the coding sequence ATGAAGGTAAATGTGCAAACTCCAAATTTTGCAGCGGACAGTAAACTCATTAATTTTATTGAAAGACGGTTAACTAAGCTGGAGCAATTTTACGACAGGATCGTTTTCGCAGATGTTTTTTTAAAAGTTCAGAAAACAAGTGAAAAGCAGAACAAAATTGTAGAGGTTTTGTTGAGTATTCCCGGTGGGGATTTGATAGTAAAGAAGGACGCTAAATCCTTCGAAGAAGGAACAGACGAATGTGTGCAATCGCTGGAACGACAGTTAAAAAAACGGAAACAAAAACAAAGAGCATATTTATAG
- the tuf gene encoding elongation factor Tu, with the protein MAKETFDRSKPHLNVGTIGHVDHGKTTLTAAITKVMADAGYSEARSFDQIDNAPEEKERGITINSSHVEYQTANRHYAHVDCPGHADYVKNMVTGAAQMDGAILVVAATDGPMPQTREHILLGRQVGIPRIVVFMNKVDMVDDEELLELVEMEIRDLLSFYEYDGDNGPVIAGSALGALNGEDKWVKSVLELMEAVDSWIEEPLREVDKPFLMPIEDVFSITGRGTVATGRIETGIANTGDPVEIIGMGAEKLTSTITGIEMFRQILDRGEAGDNAGILLRGIEKSQISRGMVICKPGSVTPHAKFKAEVYVLKKEEGGRHTPFHNNYRPQFYVRTTDVTGNISLPDGVEMVMPGDNLTIHVELIQAIAMNVGLRFAIREGGRTVGAGQVTEILD; encoded by the coding sequence ATGGCAAAAGAAACATTTGATCGGTCTAAACCTCACTTAAACGTAGGTACTATTGGACACGTAGATCACGGTAAAACAACATTAACTGCTGCTATTACTAAGGTGATGGCAGATGCTGGTTATTCAGAGGCTAGATCTTTTGATCAAATTGATAATGCTCCTGAAGAAAAAGAAAGAGGTATTACAATTAACTCTTCACACGTAGAGTACCAAACTGCAAACCGTCATTACGCACACGTTGACTGTCCAGGTCACGCGGATTACGTAAAGAACATGGTAACTGGTGCTGCACAGATGGACGGTGCTATTCTTGTGGTTGCGGCTACAGATGGTCCAATGCCACAAACTCGTGAGCACATCCTTCTTGGACGTCAGGTAGGTATTCCTCGTATTGTTGTATTCATGAATAAAGTGGATATGGTTGATGATGAAGAACTTCTTGAGCTTGTTGAAATGGAGATCAGAGATCTTCTTTCTTTCTACGAGTATGATGGTGACAACGGTCCTGTAATTGCTGGTTCAGCTCTTGGAGCATTGAACGGTGAAGACAAATGGGTTAAGTCAGTATTAGAATTAATGGAAGCTGTTGATAGCTGGATCGAAGAGCCTCTTCGTGAAGTTGACAAGCCATTCCTTATGCCTATTGAAGATGTATTTTCTATTACAGGTCGTGGAACTGTTGCAACAGGTCGTATCGAAACCGGTATCGCAAACACTGGTGATCCTGTAGAGATCATTGGTATGGGTGCAGAGAAACTTACTTCAACCATTACTGGTATTGAGATGTTCCGTCAGATCCTTGACAGAGGTGAAGCTGGTGATAACGCCGGTATCCTTTTAAGAGGTATTGAGAAGTCTCAGATTTCTAGAGGTATGGTTATCTGTAAGCCAGGTTCTGTTACTCCTCACGCTAAGTTTAAAGCAGAGGTTTACGTACTTAAGAAAGAAGAAGGTGGACGTCACACTCCATTCCATAATAACTACCGTCCTCAGTTTTACGTTCGTACAACCGACGTAACAGGAAATATTAGTCTTCCTGATGGTGTTGAAATGGTAATGCCTGGTGATAACCTTACAATTCACGTTGAGCTTATTCAAGCGATCGCGATGAATGTTGGTCTTCGTTTTGCTATCCGTGAAGGTGGTAGAACAGTAGGTGCCGGTCAGGTTACTGAAATTTTAGACTAA
- the secE gene encoding preprotein translocase subunit SecE, with amino-acid sequence MVAYIKESYNELKNHVTWPTWAEAQKLTVIVAVFSVILALAVWGVDTVFSGVIEQYFKWIKS; translated from the coding sequence ATGGTAGCTTATATAAAAGAATCCTATAACGAACTTAAAAACCATGTTACATGGCCTACCTGGGCTGAAGCTCAGAAATTAACTGTGATCGTTGCTGTATTTTCAGTAATACTGGCTTTGGCAGTTTGGGGTGTGGATACGGTCTTTAGTGGTGTTATTGAGCAATATTTCAAATGGATCAAGTCGTAA
- the nusG gene encoding transcription termination/antitermination protein NusG, giving the protein MTETKSTKKWYVVRSVSGQENKIKSYIESEIKRLNLEDYIDQVLVPTEKVVQIRNGKKVNKERVYFPGYIMIQASLAGEIPHIIKSINGVIGFLGETKGGDPVPLRQSEVNRMLGKVDELAVKDDNVNIPYVIGETVKVIDGPFNGFNGTVEKINEEKRKLEVMVKIFGRKTPLELSYMQVEKV; this is encoded by the coding sequence ATGACTGAAACAAAGAGTACAAAAAAATGGTATGTGGTCCGTTCGGTAAGTGGACAGGAGAACAAGATCAAATCGTATATCGAATCTGAGATAAAACGATTGAATCTTGAGGATTATATTGATCAGGTTCTGGTACCTACCGAAAAAGTAGTTCAGATAAGAAACGGAAAGAAAGTGAACAAAGAACGTGTTTACTTCCCGGGATATATTATGATACAGGCAAGCCTGGCAGGTGAAATACCACATATTATAAAATCAATTAACGGAGTGATCGGTTTTCTTGGGGAAACTAAAGGAGGAGATCCCGTGCCGTTGAGACAGTCTGAGGTTAACCGAATGTTAGGAAAAGTTGATGAGCTGGCGGTTAAGGACGACAATGTGAATATTCCTTATGTAATTGGGGAAACTGTAAAAGTGATCGATGGACCGTTTAACGGATTTAACGGAACTGTCGAAAAAATAAATGAAGAGAAGCGTAAACTTGAAGTCATGGTGAAGATCTTCGGAAGAAAAACACCATTGGAATTAAGTTATATGCAGGTTGAAAAAGTTTAA
- the rplK gene encoding 50S ribosomal protein L11: MAKEVGKVVKLQVRGGAANPSPPVGPALGAAGVNIMEFCKQFNARTQDKQGKVLPVVITVYKDKSFDFVIKTPPAAVQILEAAKAKKGSGEPHVVKVATISWDQVRTIAEDKMPDLNAFTVESAMKMVAGTARSMGVKIKGAAPF, encoded by the coding sequence ATGGCAAAAGAAGTTGGTAAAGTAGTAAAGTTGCAAGTTCGTGGAGGTGCCGCTAACCCGTCACCACCCGTTGGACCCGCTTTAGGTGCTGCCGGTGTGAACATTATGGAGTTCTGTAAGCAATTTAATGCTAGAACTCAAGACAAGCAAGGTAAAGTATTGCCAGTTGTGATTACAGTTTATAAGGACAAGTCTTTCGACTTCGTTATTAAAACTCCTCCGGCTGCCGTGCAGATCCTTGAAGCGGCCAAAGCCAAAAAGGGCTCTGGCGAACCACACGTAGTTAAGGTAGCAACTATCTCCTGGGATCAGGTGAGAACGATTGCAGAAGACAAAATGCCCGATTTAAATGCATTTACAGTAGAATCTGCTATGAAAATGGTAGCAGGAACTGCTAGATCAATGGGAGTTAAAATAAAAGGTGCTGCACCTTTTTAA